DNA from Mucilaginibacter mallensis:
GCGCCAACTAAAGGTTTTTTAAAGGATGATAGCACGCCAGGGAGTGCGAGAAAATCCGTCCAGAATTGTTTGATCTGTTCCTCATCATAATCGTAGGCCTCCATCAGGTCAATGCCGGATGAGAAGAAGCCCGGTTTACCGGTGATGATCACACCACCTACGTTATCATCTGCCTCAAGCTCCTGAAAGCAAGCCAGCAGGTCCTTTATCATTTGGTGGTTGATAGGGTTAGATCGCCCCCTGTCAAGTGTGACTACCGCCAGCCTGTCGTTTATTAATACTTGAATAGTGCTCATGATGGGTTAAGGTTTAGCTTACCAGCGACGGACTTTCGTTAGGCTCGCCGGCATACATTTTCTCTATCTCGGCATTGTATTTTTCAGTTATCACCTTGCGCTTCATTTTTCCGGTTGGTGTAAGCTCCCCGCTTTCTATCGACCATTCATTCGGCAGTAGGGTGATCTTTTTCACCTGTTCCACATGGTTAAACTCAGGGTTGAAAGTGTCTATAGCGGCCTGATACAGGGCTATCACGCGCTTGTCTTTCAATATCTCTTCGTGAGATATAGTGGGAATTTCATTGGCCCTGCACCATGGTAATAAGTTGGTGTATGACGGCACGATCAAAGCCGCTGTGAATTTCTTTCCGGCACCCACCACCATCATCTGTTCAATAAAATGATTTTCTTTCATCTTATTTTCAATAGGCAATGGGGCCACATATTTACCGCCTGATGTTTTGAAGATCTCTTTTTTACGGTCGGTTATTTTCAGGAAACCTTGATCATCCAATATGCCGATATCGCCGGTATGGAACCAGCCATCCTGCATAACCTCAGCCGTCATTTCCGGGTTTTTATAATAGCCCATCATCACGTTCGGGCCCTTGCAAAGTATTTCGCCGTCTTCAGCTATTTTAACCTGCACCTTGTCGATCAGCTTACCTACGGTGCCAAATTTTCTCCCTTTCGGATCGTATTGATTAACCGATATTACAGGTGAGGTTTCCGTTAACCCGTAACCTTCCATTACCGCCATGCCTGCTGCGGTAAATATTTTTTCCAGCTTAACAGGGCAGGCAGAGCTGCCGATAACTATGGCCTTTAAATTACCACCGATAGCGGCGCGCCATTTACTGAAAACCAGTTTTTCGGCCACGGCCAGTTTAATTTTATACCAGGGACTGGTGTGCTCAAGCTCAAATTCCTCCGCCACTTTAACCGACCATAAAAAGATCTTCTTTTTTGCGCCGGTTAGTTTTTGTCCTTCGGCCATTATGCGCTCAAATATTTTTTCGAGCAGGCGTGGTACGGCGGTAAAAATAGAGGGTTTTACATCGCGGATATTCGGGCCTATGGTATCCATATTCTCGGCATAAGAAATGGAGAACCCATAAAAGAGATAGATGTAGGTACACATCTTTTCAAAAATATGGTTCATCGGC
Protein-coding regions in this window:
- a CDS encoding AMP-dependent synthetase/ligase translates to MEATRLFDCIPAQAAAPRADFLAAKENGVWRSYSTQEVHTMINQLTMALLDMGISSGDGTDEGRDKIGLISNGRPEWVMVDLAVQQTGAVLVPLYPNTNPKEIEQILIESAVKYMFVSDKELCDKINLVRHNVPTLKKVYAFDQIENYPNWKELLKPLPTGYLQKIAGITSNISENDLTTIIYTSGTTGKPKGVMLSHKNIVSNVLASGLVLSQIPVSEKRAFSFLPMNHIFEKMCTYIYLFYGFSISYAENMDTIGPNIRDVKPSIFTAVPRLLEKIFERIMAEGQKLTGAKKKIFLWSVKVAEEFELEHTSPWYKIKLAVAEKLVFSKWRAAIGGNLKAIVIGSSACPVKLEKIFTAAGMAVMEGYGLTETSPVISVNQYDPKGRKFGTVGKLIDKVQVKIAEDGEILCKGPNVMMGYYKNPEMTAEVMQDGWFHTGDIGILDDQGFLKITDRKKEIFKTSGGKYVAPLPIENKMKENHFIEQMMVVGAGKKFTAALIVPSYTNLLPWCRANEIPTISHEEILKDKRVIALYQAAIDTFNPEFNHVEQVKKITLLPNEWSIESGELTPTGKMKRKVITEKYNAEIEKMYAGEPNESPSLVS